A genomic segment from Streptomyces sp. NBC_01233 encodes:
- a CDS encoding golvesin C-terminal-like domain-containing protein: MQGQAWADPATRPEAAAADPSQVAPADREKVLGKGWKASTDRAWTTSGDAAGFHVLVTDQKAGYGWRTAATLAEPGFDADMWIGNACVTGSGKRAVVAYAPRTFTNKPELMARGAFTAVVDLDSGAVTKLDRQASLAYFSPGCGTGESAVLTQAGGDTKNQTRLLTVDAAEAKVSRTTELTGQVTSAVPVGKDIVAADAARLTRIDEQGRRTAIAHTGQVPFGLKADADGGLVYLDRPAGSTDKGEVKRISAADIARGNADKTKQSVLARGALTKMDVSSSAGGAVVITGDTQAADPLPKTVQRRPDVPKESQVTTGGKALVTKVATAGEGDPRKQDLAAEPKKISLKVLATGKDTQFTVTPSLTAEKAAAGTAPSPALAPAAPTSAAPAAKSAPALAAAQAASVAEPERYCSVARNDPAKQAMQPKPRQVEWAVDQIVNGTLDKNVSRPANWKNLGMPAYQPQTLFPRLGLHSGGRIPAQVLLGITAQESNMWQASRVVVPGVTGNPLIGNYYGIKYAASGQQTDPWGIDWAEADCGYGVTQITDGMRMHGKEKTGELPLTTLQQEAAALDYTANIAAGQRILADKWNVTTADGLKVNNGDPKYIENWFFALWAYNSGYYPKAAAASNGGLWGVGFTNNPANPLWKANRTPFLESPTGGNDYSHAKHPQDWPYQEKVLGWAARPLEAMESPGKMVAGFREAWWNSPALRTAVKPAESLFCTTANSCDPSKIGPNDKNEPGLGACTREDLKCWWNQPVTWKDCTTKAECGNEIMRFNDTYKEEADGTAYPPNCTTQGLPANALVVDDVPDGTPIHRPGCSRPTANSGTFTLDFATPSAKIDFQQLGAGYAGNFWFAHTRKSGAEGDRMKVTGTWKLKQALDKEAKVYVHLPDHGAHTKVATYEIKTANGWRQKVVSQPGTGNRWVNIGTYRFKGVVPEVRLTSITSDGTGDQDIAYDAVAFEPGTWNMLPEIVIPDENPNAPEHDFVDNDRQKQPNPQGVPAPLKALGKAPGANFLKAPEECRETSGKGVRQCVTLDYDIGKYKAGMPKAAPSMRAAAGAEDPLVSWCNDPSVTGYTVTRREGCHKLAVLTRWEKDGKTIGTAVFMVREETVVSNSKDFHQRMFVSPMSISPNLGTIKLDYWDALCTTNCSSSLDGVWSGATSWAPVGDSHWAIATRKYTWTKPTAGTSEEFDRGTVMKFSASSPEVAGSVVTKEPSWSFFDQIQCDNGMAVANSTGCVFGKHIPTWTADDQRFPPAAAYYWIMREKLPTHPGSKRHGTPMHRLKNPAMAKKNRETICNKSGAFAWKAHDDATPDAKGSVQCDEFPFAASQESGGSFLPIVNGGPCVQLYAEKHDDGKWRIHEDERADPPSWSEICGRASMPGKDNMDAGRGPGLSGFYTKARVLDGGPFYMELPSYEGCNMSDICIPRP; the protein is encoded by the coding sequence GTGCAGGGGCAGGCATGGGCCGACCCGGCGACGCGGCCGGAAGCCGCCGCCGCGGACCCCTCCCAGGTCGCGCCCGCCGACCGGGAGAAGGTCCTGGGCAAGGGATGGAAGGCCTCGACCGACCGGGCGTGGACCACCAGCGGTGACGCTGCCGGTTTCCATGTGCTGGTCACGGACCAGAAGGCCGGCTACGGCTGGCGTACGGCCGCGACGCTCGCCGAGCCGGGCTTCGACGCCGACATGTGGATCGGCAACGCCTGCGTCACCGGATCGGGCAAGCGGGCCGTGGTCGCCTACGCCCCGCGTACCTTCACCAACAAGCCCGAGCTGATGGCGCGGGGCGCGTTCACCGCAGTGGTGGACCTGGACTCCGGCGCCGTCACCAAGCTGGACCGGCAGGCCTCGCTCGCCTACTTCAGCCCGGGCTGCGGCACCGGCGAGAGCGCCGTCCTCACCCAGGCCGGAGGCGACACCAAGAACCAGACCCGGCTGCTGACCGTCGACGCCGCCGAGGCGAAGGTCAGCCGGACCACCGAGCTGACCGGCCAGGTCACCTCCGCCGTCCCGGTCGGCAAGGACATCGTCGCGGCGGACGCCGCCCGCCTCACCCGGATCGACGAACAAGGCCGCCGGACCGCCATCGCCCACACGGGACAGGTGCCCTTCGGACTCAAGGCCGACGCCGACGGCGGCCTCGTCTACCTGGACCGCCCCGCCGGCTCCACCGACAAGGGTGAGGTCAAGCGCATCAGCGCGGCCGACATCGCGCGCGGCAACGCCGACAAGACGAAGCAGAGCGTCCTGGCGCGCGGTGCGCTGACGAAGATGGACGTCTCCAGCAGCGCCGGCGGCGCCGTCGTCATCACCGGCGACACCCAGGCCGCGGACCCGCTGCCCAAGACGGTCCAGCGCCGCCCGGACGTGCCCAAGGAGTCCCAGGTCACCACCGGGGGCAAGGCCCTGGTCACCAAGGTGGCGACAGCCGGCGAGGGCGACCCGCGCAAGCAGGACCTCGCTGCCGAGCCGAAGAAGATCAGCCTCAAGGTCCTCGCCACGGGCAAGGACACGCAGTTCACCGTCACCCCGTCACTGACGGCCGAGAAGGCCGCCGCGGGCACGGCTCCCTCCCCGGCCCTGGCCCCGGCCGCACCGACGTCGGCCGCCCCGGCAGCGAAGTCGGCCCCGGCGCTCGCGGCGGCGCAGGCCGCCTCGGTCGCCGAGCCCGAGCGCTACTGCTCGGTGGCGCGCAACGACCCGGCCAAGCAGGCCATGCAGCCCAAGCCGCGCCAGGTGGAGTGGGCGGTCGACCAGATCGTCAACGGGACGCTCGACAAGAACGTCTCCCGGCCGGCGAACTGGAAGAACCTGGGGATGCCGGCGTACCAGCCGCAGACCCTGTTCCCGCGCCTGGGCCTCCACAGCGGTGGCCGGATCCCCGCGCAGGTGCTGCTGGGCATCACCGCCCAGGAATCCAACATGTGGCAGGCCTCCCGCGTCGTCGTCCCCGGCGTCACCGGCAACCCGCTGATCGGCAACTACTACGGCATCAAGTACGCCGCCAGCGGCCAGCAGACCGACCCGTGGGGCATCGACTGGGCCGAGGCCGACTGCGGGTACGGCGTCACCCAGATCACCGACGGCATGCGCATGCACGGCAAGGAGAAGACCGGCGAACTGCCCCTGACGACCCTGCAGCAGGAAGCCGCCGCACTCGACTACACCGCCAACATCGCCGCCGGCCAGCGCATCCTCGCCGACAAGTGGAACGTGACCACCGCGGACGGCCTGAAGGTCAACAACGGCGATCCCAAGTACATCGAGAACTGGTTCTTCGCCCTCTGGGCCTACAACTCCGGCTACTACCCCAAGGCGGCGGCCGCGAGCAACGGCGGCCTGTGGGGCGTGGGCTTCACCAACAACCCGGCCAACCCGCTCTGGAAGGCCAACCGCACGCCGTTCCTCGAGAGCCCGACCGGCGGGAACGACTACTCGCACGCCAAGCACCCCCAGGACTGGCCCTACCAGGAGAAGGTCCTCGGCTGGGCAGCCCGGCCCCTGGAGGCGATGGAATCCCCGGGCAAAATGGTCGCGGGCTTCCGCGAGGCCTGGTGGAACAGTCCCGCACTGCGCACCGCGGTCAAGCCGGCGGAGAGCCTGTTCTGCACCACGGCCAACAGCTGCGACCCGAGCAAGATCGGCCCGAACGACAAGAACGAGCCGGGTCTCGGCGCCTGCACCCGCGAGGACCTCAAGTGCTGGTGGAACCAGCCGGTCACGTGGAAGGACTGCACCACCAAGGCCGAGTGCGGCAACGAAATCATGCGCTTCAACGACACCTACAAGGAAGAGGCCGACGGCACCGCCTACCCGCCCAACTGCACCACCCAGGGCCTGCCCGCCAACGCACTCGTCGTCGACGACGTACCGGACGGCACCCCGATCCACCGGCCGGGCTGCTCCCGTCCGACGGCGAACAGCGGCACCTTCACCCTCGACTTCGCCACACCCAGCGCGAAGATCGACTTCCAGCAGCTCGGCGCCGGCTACGCCGGCAACTTCTGGTTCGCCCACACCCGCAAGAGCGGCGCCGAAGGCGACCGCATGAAGGTGACCGGCACCTGGAAGCTCAAGCAGGCCCTCGACAAGGAGGCCAAGGTCTACGTGCACCTGCCCGACCACGGTGCGCACACCAAGGTCGCCACGTACGAGATCAAGACCGCGAACGGCTGGCGGCAGAAGGTCGTCTCGCAGCCGGGCACCGGAAACCGCTGGGTGAACATCGGCACGTACCGCTTCAAGGGCGTCGTCCCCGAGGTGCGGCTGACCAGCATCACCTCGGACGGCACCGGAGACCAGGACATCGCTTACGACGCCGTCGCGTTCGAGCCGGGCACCTGGAACATGCTGCCGGAGATCGTGATCCCCGACGAGAACCCGAACGCCCCCGAGCACGACTTCGTCGACAACGACCGGCAGAAGCAGCCGAACCCGCAGGGGGTGCCGGCGCCGCTGAAGGCGCTCGGCAAGGCCCCGGGCGCGAACTTCCTGAAGGCCCCCGAGGAGTGCCGGGAGACCAGCGGCAAGGGAGTGCGGCAGTGCGTCACTCTCGACTACGACATCGGCAAGTACAAGGCGGGCATGCCGAAGGCGGCTCCCTCGATGCGTGCCGCGGCAGGCGCCGAGGATCCGCTCGTCTCCTGGTGCAACGACCCGAGCGTCACCGGCTACACCGTGACGCGCCGCGAGGGCTGCCACAAGCTGGCCGTCCTCACCCGGTGGGAGAAGGACGGGAAGACCATCGGAACGGCCGTCTTCATGGTCCGCGAAGAGACGGTGGTCAGTAACTCCAAGGACTTCCACCAGCGGATGTTCGTCAGCCCGATGTCCATCAGTCCCAACCTGGGGACGATCAAACTGGACTACTGGGACGCGCTCTGCACGACGAACTGCAGCAGTTCGCTGGACGGCGTCTGGAGCGGTGCCACCTCCTGGGCCCCCGTGGGGGACAGCCACTGGGCCATCGCGACCCGGAAGTACACCTGGACCAAGCCGACCGCCGGCACGTCCGAGGAGTTCGACCGTGGAACGGTCATGAAGTTCAGCGCCTCCTCCCCCGAGGTGGCCGGATCCGTGGTGACGAAGGAGCCGAGCTGGTCCTTCTTCGACCAGATCCAGTGCGACAACGGAATGGCCGTGGCCAACTCCACCGGCTGCGTGTTCGGCAAGCACATTCCCACCTGGACCGCGGACGACCAGAGGTTCCCGCCGGCGGCCGCCTACTACTGGATCATGCGGGAGAAGCTCCCCACGCATCCGGGCAGCAAGCGCCACGGCACGCCGATGCACCGCCTGAAGAACCCCGCCATGGCGAAGAAGAACCGGGAGACGATCTGCAACAAGAGCGGAGCGTTCGCCTGGAAGGCGCACGACGACGCCACACCCGACGCGAAGGGCAGCGTCCAGTGCGACGAGTTCCCCTTCGCGGCAAGCCAGGAGAGCGGTGGGTCCTTCCTGCCCATCGTCAACGGCGGCCCCTGCGTCCAGCTGTACGCGGAGAAGCACGACGACGGGAAGTGGCGGATCCACGAGGACGAGAGGGCCGACCCGCCGTCCTGGTCGGAGATCTGCGGCAGGGCCAGCATGCCCGGCAAGGACAACATGGACGCGGGACGCGGTCCGGGTCTGTCCGGGTTCTACACGAAGGCCCGTGTCCTGGACGGCGGGCCCTTCTACATGGAACTCCCGAGCTATGAGGGCTGCAACATGAGCGACATCTGCATTCCCCGCCCCTGA